From a region of the Thermus caldilimi genome:
- the glnA gene encoding type I glutamate--ammonia ligase → MAYTKAEILKALKAEKVKFLRLQIIDILGVVKNVEVPESQFEKALDGEIMFDGSSIEGFTRIEESDMLLKPDYNTFVILPEALEDPGRGRVARLICDVTYPDGRPFEGDPRYVLKRQVERLKKLGFDNMYAGPEPEFFLFLRTPEGLPTVETHDRAGYFDLAPIDKGEEARRDMVNVLVAMGFEIEASHHEVAPGQHEIDFKYADALTTADNIATFKWVVKKVALNHGLHATFLPKPIQGINGSGMHTHLSLFKNGENAFFDPKAEYQLSKTALHFIAGLLEHAEGMVAITNPLVNSYKRLTPGYEAPTNIAWSAANRSAMIRIPARRGVGTRAELRMPDPSSNPYLALAVMAAAAIDGIERKLLPPPPIQRNIYHMSVRERRKHKIRELPGTLREALEALKKDPVIREALGEHVYTHFLQAKQMEWDDYRVTVHQWELDQYLATY, encoded by the coding sequence ATGGCGTACACCAAGGCGGAAATCCTCAAGGCGCTCAAGGCGGAGAAGGTCAAATTCCTCAGGCTCCAGATCATCGACATTCTGGGCGTGGTGAAGAACGTGGAGGTCCCCGAATCCCAGTTTGAGAAGGCCCTGGACGGGGAGATCATGTTCGACGGCTCCTCCATCGAGGGCTTCACCCGCATCGAGGAGTCGGACATGCTCCTCAAGCCCGACTACAACACCTTCGTGATCCTGCCCGAGGCCCTGGAGGATCCCGGGCGGGGCCGGGTGGCCCGGCTCATCTGCGATGTGACCTACCCCGATGGCCGTCCCTTCGAGGGGGACCCGCGGTACGTGTTGAAGCGCCAAGTGGAGCGGCTTAAGAAGCTGGGCTTTGACAACATGTATGCGGGCCCCGAGCCGGAGTTCTTCCTCTTCCTCAGGACCCCCGAGGGCCTTCCCACCGTGGAGACCCACGACCGGGCGGGCTACTTCGACCTGGCCCCCATCGACAAGGGGGAGGAAGCCCGGCGGGACATGGTGAACGTCCTGGTGGCCATGGGCTTTGAGATCGAAGCCTCCCACCACGAGGTGGCCCCGGGCCAACACGAGATCGACTTCAAGTATGCGGATGCCCTCACCACCGCCGATAACATCGCCACCTTCAAATGGGTGGTGAAGAAGGTGGCCCTGAACCATGGCCTCCACGCCACCTTCCTCCCCAAGCCCATCCAGGGCATCAACGGGAGCGGCATGCACACCCACCTCTCCCTCTTCAAGAACGGGGAGAACGCCTTCTTCGACCCCAAGGCCGAGTACCAGCTTTCCAAGACCGCCCTCCACTTCATCGCCGGCCTTCTGGAGCACGCCGAGGGCATGGTGGCCATCACCAACCCCTTGGTGAACTCCTACAAGCGCCTCACCCCCGGGTACGAAGCCCCCACCAACATCGCCTGGTCGGCGGCCAACCGCTCGGCCATGATTCGCATCCCTGCCCGCCGGGGCGTGGGCACCCGGGCCGAGCTCAGGATGCCCGACCCCTCCTCCAACCCCTACCTGGCCCTGGCGGTGATGGCCGCGGCGGCCATCGACGGGATCGAGCGCAAGCTCCTCCCCCCGCCCCCCATCCAGCGAAACATCTACCACATGAGCGTGCGGGAACGGCGCAAGCACAAGATCCGCGAGCTTCCGGGCACGCTTCGGGAGGCCCTCGAGGCCCTAAAGAAGGACCCGGTGATCCGCGAGGCCCTGGGCGAACACGTCTATACCCACTTCCTCCAGGCCAAGCAGATGGAGTGGGACGACTACCGGGTCACGGTCCACCAGTGGGAGCTGGACCAGTACCTGGCTACGTACTGA